One part of the Paraburkholderia flagellata genome encodes these proteins:
- the hscA gene encoding Fe-S protein assembly chaperone HscA — MALLQISEPGMAPAPHQRRLAVGIDLGTTNSLVAAVRSGVPDVLPDEDGHALLPSVVRYLANGGRRIGRTAKAQAATDPRNTIVSVKRFMGRGKSDVEGAANAPYDFVDAPGMVQIQTVDGVKSPVEVSAEILATLRQRAEDTLGDELVGAVITVPAYFDEAQRQATKDAARLAGLNVLRLLNEPTAAAIAYGLDNGAEGLYAVYDLGGGTFDLSILKLTKGVFEVLAAGGDSALGGDDFDHALFAYALEQSGIERATLAPEDVRLLLDRVRDAKEALSSAPEARIEAALSNGKQIALTIDEPRFEALTQALVQRTLTPTKKALRDAKVTAKDVKGVVLVGGATRMPVIRRAVEQHFGQAPLTNLDPDQVVALGAAIQADLLAGNRGGEDDWLLLDVIPLSLGVETMGGLVEKIIPRNSTIPVARAQDFTTFKDGQTAMAIHVVQGERELVADCRSLARFELRGIPPMAAGAARIRVTYQVDADGLLSVFAREQLSGVEASVVVKPSYGLADDDVARMLEDSFKTAEVDMRARALREAQVEAQRIIEATNAALGADGELLDEAERAQVDVLIAALAQVAQGDDAGAIEAATKSLSEGTDEFAARRMDKGIKRALAGKKLDEIG; from the coding sequence ATGGCCTTACTGCAAATCTCCGAACCCGGCATGGCGCCGGCGCCGCATCAGCGGCGACTCGCCGTCGGCATCGACCTGGGCACGACGAACTCGCTGGTCGCGGCCGTGCGCAGCGGCGTGCCCGACGTGCTGCCCGACGAAGACGGTCACGCGCTGCTGCCCTCGGTCGTGCGCTATCTCGCGAATGGCGGGCGCCGCATCGGCCGCACGGCGAAGGCGCAAGCCGCGACCGATCCGCGCAACACGATCGTTTCGGTCAAGCGCTTCATGGGCCGCGGCAAGTCCGACGTCGAAGGCGCGGCCAACGCGCCTTACGACTTCGTCGACGCGCCGGGCATGGTGCAGATCCAGACCGTGGACGGCGTGAAAAGCCCCGTCGAAGTCTCGGCCGAAATTCTCGCGACGCTGCGCCAGCGAGCCGAAGACACGCTCGGCGACGAACTCGTCGGCGCCGTCATCACGGTGCCCGCGTACTTCGACGAAGCGCAGCGCCAGGCGACCAAGGACGCAGCGCGTCTCGCGGGACTGAACGTGCTGCGTCTGCTCAACGAGCCGACCGCGGCGGCGATTGCCTACGGACTCGACAACGGCGCCGAAGGCCTCTACGCGGTCTACGACCTCGGCGGCGGCACGTTCGACCTGTCGATTCTCAAGCTCACGAAGGGCGTGTTCGAAGTGCTGGCAGCCGGCGGCGATTCGGCACTCGGTGGCGACGATTTCGACCACGCGCTCTTTGCTTATGCGCTGGAGCAGTCAGGGATCGAGCGCGCGACGCTCGCACCCGAAGACGTGCGCCTGTTGCTCGACCGCGTGCGCGATGCGAAGGAAGCGCTCTCGTCCGCGCCCGAAGCGCGTATCGAGGCGGCGTTGTCGAACGGCAAACAGATCGCGCTCACGATCGACGAGCCGCGCTTCGAAGCGCTCACGCAAGCGCTCGTGCAGCGCACGCTCACACCGACGAAGAAGGCGCTGCGCGACGCCAAGGTGACCGCGAAGGACGTGAAGGGCGTGGTGCTGGTTGGCGGCGCGACGCGCATGCCAGTGATCCGCCGCGCCGTCGAGCAGCACTTCGGCCAGGCGCCGCTCACGAATCTGGACCCGGACCAGGTCGTCGCGCTCGGCGCCGCGATCCAGGCCGACCTGCTCGCGGGCAACCGCGGCGGCGAGGACGACTGGCTGCTGCTCGACGTCATTCCGCTTTCGCTCGGCGTGGAGACAATGGGCGGCCTCGTCGAGAAGATCATCCCGCGCAATTCGACGATTCCGGTCGCGCGCGCGCAGGACTTTACGACCTTCAAGGACGGCCAGACGGCCATGGCGATTCACGTCGTGCAAGGCGAGCGCGAGCTCGTCGCCGACTGTCGCTCGCTCGCGCGTTTCGAGCTGCGCGGCATTCCCCCGATGGCGGCGGGCGCGGCGCGCATTCGCGTGACTTACCAGGTGGATGCGGACGGCCTGTTGTCCGTGTTCGCGCGCGAGCAGCTCTCGGGCGTGGAAGCGTCGGTGGTGGTGAAGCCGTCCTACGGCCTCGCCGATGACGACGTGGCTCGCATGCTCGAGGACAGCTTCAAGACCGCCGAAGTCGACATGCGCGCCCGCGCGCTGCGCGAGGCGCAGGTCGAGGCGCAACGCATCATCGAAGCGACGAACGCCGCTTTGGGCGCCGATGGCGAACTGCTCGACGAAGCCGAGCGCGCGCAAGTCGACGTGCTGATCGCCGCGCTCGCGCAAGTCGCGCAGGGCGACGACGCCGGCGCGATCGAAGCGGCGACGAAGTCGCTTTCCGAAGGCACCGACGAGTTTGCCGCGCGTCGGATGGACAAGGGCATCAAGCGCGCGCTGGCGGGCAAGAAGCTCGACGAGATTGGCTGA
- a CDS encoding regulator, with amino-acid sequence MRTIMPADRLHLLVPFALPCAAAASTALAGLEYPALAKLVARATLGEQVIGEDFQRTLPHERWVARQFGALGTASANHVKPSAAADDEAPLAPYMLLADGGTPGDATWACVQPVHVRIAHDHLVLIDPASLELADADAATLYTVARPLIEELGVRIEAPTPQRWYLSSGGFGTLAGASPLRASGRNIEIWLPHEAHSGQRSRAWMKVQNEVQMAWFEHPVNEAREARGLPAVNSIWFHAQGELRAVTSPYAQVCSDAAATRGLALAANAQVGAAPATYAALAASLNNGSGKGATLVELDPFSAAFIQQDWGRWNAAFAQLERDWFAPALAALQTGALAALDLTLCGDTGSVTLSITRGDLRKFWRRRLFASLFIE; translated from the coding sequence ATGCGCACCATCATGCCCGCCGACCGACTCCATCTGCTCGTCCCCTTTGCCTTGCCCTGCGCCGCGGCCGCCTCCACCGCGCTCGCGGGCCTCGAATACCCGGCGCTCGCGAAACTGGTTGCGCGCGCGACACTCGGCGAGCAGGTGATCGGCGAGGACTTCCAGCGCACGCTGCCGCACGAGCGCTGGGTTGCGCGCCAGTTCGGCGCACTCGGTACTGCGAGCGCAAACCATGTGAAGCCGTCGGCGGCCGCCGATGACGAAGCGCCACTTGCGCCCTACATGCTGCTCGCCGACGGCGGGACGCCCGGCGACGCCACGTGGGCGTGCGTGCAGCCCGTGCACGTGCGCATCGCGCACGATCATCTGGTGCTGATCGACCCCGCCTCGCTGGAACTCGCCGACGCCGACGCCGCCACGCTCTACACCGTCGCCCGCCCGCTGATCGAAGAACTGGGCGTGCGTATCGAAGCCCCGACGCCGCAGCGCTGGTATCTCTCCTCGGGAGGGTTCGGAACGCTCGCGGGCGCGTCGCCCTTGCGCGCGAGCGGCCGCAACATCGAGATCTGGCTGCCGCACGAGGCCCACTCGGGCCAGCGTTCGCGCGCGTGGATGAAGGTGCAGAACGAAGTGCAGATGGCATGGTTCGAGCATCCGGTGAACGAAGCGCGCGAGGCGCGCGGTCTGCCCGCCGTCAATTCGATCTGGTTCCACGCGCAAGGCGAGCTGCGCGCCGTCACGAGCCCGTATGCGCAAGTGTGCTCCGATGCGGCCGCCACGCGCGGCCTGGCACTCGCGGCGAATGCGCAAGTCGGCGCCGCGCCAGCGACTTATGCAGCACTCGCAGCCTCACTCAACAACGGTTCGGGCAAGGGAGCGACGCTCGTCGAACTCGATCCGTTTTCAGCAGCCTTCATCCAGCAGGACTGGGGCCGCTGGAACGCAGCGTTCGCGCAACTGGAGCGCGACTGGTTCGCGCCCGCGCTCGCCGCGCTGCAAACGGGCGCGCTCGCCGCGCTCGACCTCACGCTGTGCGGCGACACGGGCTCGGTCACGCTCTCCATCACGCGCGGCGATCTGCGCAAGTTCTGGCGACGCCGTCTGTTCGCGTCGCTCTTTATCGAATGA
- the hscB gene encoding Fe-S protein assembly co-chaperone HscB codes for MSTPSTPSRSLSDSHFVLFGLPEQFAIDANALDHAYRTVQAQVHPDRFAAAGEAQKRIAMQWATRTNEAYQTLRDPLKRAKYLLHLRGIDVGAENNTAMEPAFLMQQMEWREAIEDAVGAKNIDALDALAGELRDDERVRFTKLAALLDSGSNQPAAEAVRQLMFIERVAGEIDSQIERLEG; via the coding sequence CGCTCTCCGATAGCCACTTCGTGCTGTTCGGTCTGCCCGAGCAGTTCGCGATCGATGCGAACGCGCTCGACCATGCCTACCGCACGGTGCAGGCGCAGGTGCATCCCGACCGTTTCGCCGCGGCCGGCGAGGCGCAAAAGCGCATCGCCATGCAATGGGCCACGCGCACGAACGAGGCGTACCAGACGCTGCGCGATCCGCTCAAGCGCGCGAAATATCTGCTGCATCTGCGCGGTATCGACGTTGGCGCGGAGAACAACACCGCGATGGAGCCCGCGTTCCTCATGCAGCAGATGGAGTGGCGCGAGGCGATCGAAGACGCAGTCGGCGCGAAGAACATCGATGCGCTCGACGCGCTTGCGGGCGAACTGCGCGACGACGAACGCGTGCGCTTCACGAAGCTCGCGGCGCTGCTCGACAGCGGCTCGAACCAGCCGGCGGCCGAGGCGGTGCGTCAGCTCATGTTCATCGAGCGCGTGGCGGGCGAGATCGACTCGCAGATCGAGCGTCTCGAAGGCTGA
- the fdx gene encoding ISC system 2Fe-2S type ferredoxin: MPQIVVLPHVELCPEGAVIDAKPGESVCDALLEHGIEIEHACEKSCACTTCHVIVREGFDALVASEEDEDDLLDKAWGLEPTSRLSCQAIVPENDDLVVEIPRYSINHAKENH, encoded by the coding sequence ATGCCTCAAATCGTGGTGCTGCCTCATGTCGAACTGTGCCCTGAGGGCGCGGTCATCGACGCCAAGCCGGGCGAGAGCGTGTGCGACGCGCTGCTCGAACACGGCATCGAAATCGAGCACGCATGCGAGAAGTCGTGCGCCTGCACGACCTGTCACGTGATCGTGCGCGAAGGTTTCGATGCGCTCGTTGCGTCCGAGGAAGACGAAGACGATCTCCTCGACAAGGCGTGGGGACTCGAGCCGACGTCGCGGCTGTCGTGTCAGGCGATCGTGCCGGAGAACGACGACCTGGTGGTCGAGATTCCGCGTTACTCGATCAACCACGCGAAAGAAAACCACTGA
- the prfB gene encoding peptide chain release factor 2 (programmed frameshift) produces the protein MEAERLNAIEALLADLRTRAGELRGYLDYDVKARRLVEVNSELEDPNVWNDSKHAQGLGKEKKLLEGVVHVLDGIENDTRDTQDLFEMAREEGDEDTLVAIETDAQAIEARVADVEFRRMFANPADPNNAFIDIQAGAGGTEACDWASMLLRQYVRYCERKGFKTEVLEESEGDVAGIKSATIKVEGEYAYGFLRTETGIHRLVRKSPFDSSGGRHTSFSSVFVYPEIDDSFEIEVNPADLRIDTYRASGAGGQHINKTDSAVRITHVPSGIVVQCQNDRSQHRNRAEAMAMLKSRLYEAEMRKRQSEQDKLEAGKSDVGWGHQIRSYVLDNSRIKDLRTNVEISNTKAVLDGDLDAFISASLKQGV, from the exons ATGGAAGCGGAACGTCTCAACGCGATCGAAGCTCTTTTGGCGGACCTGCGCACGCGCGCGGGCGAGCTACGGGGGTATCTT GACTACGACGTAAAAGCCCGACGGCTCGTCGAAGTCAACAGTGAACTCGAAGACCCCAACGTCTGGAACGACTCGAAGCACGCCCAGGGTCTCGGCAAGGAAAAGAAGCTCCTCGAGGGCGTGGTGCACGTGCTCGACGGTATCGAGAACGATACGCGCGACACGCAGGATCTCTTCGAGATGGCCCGCGAGGAAGGCGATGAGGACACGCTCGTCGCCATCGAAACCGACGCTCAGGCGATCGAAGCGCGCGTAGCCGACGTCGAATTCCGCCGCATGTTCGCGAATCCGGCCGACCCGAACAATGCGTTCATCGACATCCAGGCCGGTGCCGGCGGCACCGAGGCGTGCGACTGGGCTTCCATGCTGCTGCGCCAGTACGTGCGCTATTGCGAGCGCAAGGGCTTCAAGACCGAAGTGCTCGAAGAGTCCGAAGGCGACGTGGCCGGCATCAAGAGCGCGACGATCAAGGTCGAAGGCGAATACGCCTACGGGTTCCTGCGCACCGAAACCGGCATTCACCGGCTCGTGCGCAAGTCGCCGTTCGACTCGTCGGGCGGCCGCCACACGTCGTTCTCGTCGGTGTTCGTGTACCCGGAAATCGACGATTCGTTCGAGATCGAAGTCAATCCGGCCGATCTGCGCATCGACACGTACCGCGCTTCGGGCGCGGGCGGTCAGCACATCAACAAGACCGACTCCGCCGTGCGTATCACGCACGTTCCGTCGGGCATCGTCGTGCAGTGCCAGAACGACCGCTCGCAGCACCGCAACCGCGCCGAAGCCATGGCCATGCTCAAATCGCGCCTGTACGAAGCCGAAATGCGCAAACGTCAGTCGGAGCAGGACAAGCTCGAAGCGGGCAAGTCGGACGTGGGCTGGGGCCACCAGATCCGCTCCTACGTGCTCGACAACAGCCGTATCAAGGATCTGCGCACCAACGTCGAAATCAGCAACACGAAGGCCGTGCTCGACGGCGATCTCGACGCCTTCATCAGCGCAAGCCTGAAACAGGGCGTGTAA
- a CDS encoding glycine zipper 2TM domain-containing protein translates to MNTTDPTTPKRRLHPLIATAAAAVIVASLAATAAITGVFPKASSTAEQSAQVQTGQTAMTASQPPVVDSTKPVQASQYAQNDQNAPAEPQPAPAQAQQPAAVPVAPPQQYGQQPGQPPQPSQQQYTQEAPPAQPACSTCGTVVAISEVKQEGHGTGIGAVGGAVAGGVVGNQFGSGNGRTAMTLLGALGGGFAGNSVEKHLRSSTSYSVRVRMENGKTRYFTYHEAPPFQQGERVRVENGTLVAG, encoded by the coding sequence ATGAACACAACCGATCCGACCACACCGAAACGCCGCCTTCACCCGCTTATCGCAACCGCGGCGGCGGCTGTCATCGTCGCAAGCCTTGCGGCTACCGCAGCCATCACCGGCGTTTTCCCGAAAGCTTCCAGCACCGCCGAACAGAGCGCCCAGGTTCAAACGGGCCAGACGGCCATGACGGCTTCACAGCCGCCGGTGGTCGACTCGACGAAGCCGGTGCAGGCCTCGCAATACGCGCAGAACGACCAGAATGCGCCCGCCGAACCGCAGCCCGCCCCGGCACAAGCTCAACAGCCAGCGGCCGTGCCCGTCGCCCCGCCGCAGCAATATGGCCAACAGCCCGGCCAGCCGCCGCAGCCTTCGCAGCAGCAGTACACGCAGGAAGCGCCGCCCGCCCAGCCAGCATGTTCGACGTGCGGCACGGTCGTCGCGATTTCCGAAGTCAAGCAGGAAGGTCACGGCACCGGTATCGGCGCAGTGGGCGGCGCGGTAGCTGGCGGCGTGGTCGGCAACCAGTTCGGCTCGGGTAACGGCCGCACGGCTATGACGCTGCTAGGCGCGCTGGGCGGCGGCTTCGCGGGCAACTCGGTCGAAAAGCACTTGCGCAGCTCGACGAGCTATTCGGTGCGCGTGCGTATGGAGAACGGCAAGACGCGCTACTTCACTTATCACGAGGCACCGCCGTTCCAGCAGGGCGAGCGCGTGCGCGTGGAGAACGGCACGCTCGTCGCGGGTTGA
- the recJ gene encoding single-stranded-DNA-specific exonuclease RecJ has translation MTRIVTRACSPADTEVLVRHGLHPVLARLYASRGVCQPDEIETGLARLIPPTGMKGIDEAATLLADALEAECRMLVVADYDCDGATACAVAVRGLRMFGAQIDYLVPNRFEYGYGLTPEIVALAAQRKGGPPDILITVDNGIASVEGVEAANALGIEVLVTDHHLPGDTLPDARAIVNPNQPGCEFPSKCIAGVGVMFYTLLALRAELRQRGAFSETNPEPRLDGLLDLVALGTVADVVKLDGNNRVLVAQGLQRVRNGRMQPGIAALFRAAGRDAKSASGFDFGFALGPRLNAAGRLSDMSLGIECLTTDDVGRAWELAQQLDSMNRERREIEAGMQQQALADLADVDPQGKATLTLFNEGWHQGVIGIVAGRLKERFHRPSFTFAPADDDGELVKGSGRSIPGFHLRDAVDLISKREPGLIQKFGGHAMAAGMTIAAADVPRFAAAFERVGREWLTEEALARTVETDGDLEDAYFTPDFVEMLDAAVWGQGFPAPVFSGEFEVASQALVKDKHLKLQLLRGRQRFNAIWFNHTESLPQHTTVAYRLVRDTWNGVSRVQLVVEHAAL, from the coding sequence ATGACCCGAATCGTCACCCGCGCCTGCTCGCCCGCCGACACCGAAGTGCTCGTGCGCCACGGCCTGCATCCAGTGCTCGCACGCCTTTACGCCTCGCGTGGCGTCTGCCAGCCCGACGAGATCGAAACCGGTCTCGCGCGCCTCATCCCGCCCACGGGCATGAAGGGCATCGACGAGGCGGCCACGCTGCTCGCCGACGCGCTGGAAGCCGAGTGCCGCATGCTCGTGGTCGCCGACTACGACTGCGACGGCGCAACCGCCTGCGCCGTGGCCGTGCGCGGCCTGCGCATGTTCGGCGCGCAGATCGACTATCTCGTGCCGAACCGCTTCGAGTACGGCTACGGCCTCACGCCCGAGATCGTCGCACTCGCCGCGCAACGCAAAGGCGGCCCGCCCGACATCCTGATCACGGTGGACAACGGCATCGCCAGCGTGGAAGGCGTCGAAGCCGCCAACGCGCTTGGCATCGAGGTGCTCGTGACCGACCACCACCTGCCCGGCGACACGCTCCCCGACGCGCGCGCCATCGTCAATCCGAATCAGCCGGGTTGCGAGTTTCCGAGCAAGTGCATCGCGGGCGTGGGCGTCATGTTCTACACGCTGCTCGCGCTGCGCGCGGAATTGCGCCAGCGCGGCGCGTTCAGCGAGACGAACCCCGAGCCGCGCCTCGACGGCCTGCTCGATCTCGTCGCGCTCGGCACCGTCGCCGACGTCGTGAAACTGGACGGCAACAACCGCGTGCTCGTCGCGCAGGGTTTGCAACGCGTGCGCAACGGCCGCATGCAGCCGGGCATTGCGGCGCTCTTCCGCGCTGCGGGCCGCGACGCGAAAAGCGCGTCGGGCTTCGACTTCGGCTTTGCGCTCGGCCCACGTCTGAACGCGGCCGGGCGGCTCTCGGACATGTCGCTCGGCATCGAATGCCTGACCACGGACGACGTGGGCCGCGCGTGGGAACTCGCCCAGCAGCTCGACTCGATGAACCGCGAGCGCCGCGAGATCGAGGCGGGCATGCAGCAGCAGGCGCTTGCCGATCTTGCCGATGTCGATCCGCAAGGCAAGGCTACGCTCACGCTGTTCAACGAAGGCTGGCACCAGGGCGTGATCGGCATCGTCGCGGGGCGGCTCAAGGAGCGTTTTCACCGCCCTTCGTTCACCTTCGCGCCTGCCGACGACGACGGCGAACTCGTGAAAGGCTCGGGACGTTCGATCCCCGGTTTCCATCTGCGCGACGCCGTCGATCTCATCAGCAAGCGCGAGCCGGGTCTGATCCAGAAGTTCGGCGGCCACGCCATGGCCGCGGGCATGACGATCGCCGCCGCTGACGTGCCGCGCTTCGCCGCCGCATTCGAGCGCGTGGGCCGCGAGTGGCTCACGGAAGAAGCGCTCGCGCGCACCGTCGAGACGGACGGCGATCTCGAAGACGCCTACTTCACGCCCGATTTCGTGGAGATGCTCGACGCCGCCGTGTGGGGCCAGGGCTTCCCGGCGCCCGTGTTCTCGGGAGAGTTCGAAGTGGCTTCGCAGGCGCTCGTGAAGGACAAGCACCTCAAGCTGCAATTGCTGCGCGGGCGCCAGCGCTTCAACGCGATCTGGTTCAATCACACGGAGTCGCTGCCGCAGCACACGACCGTCGCTTACCGGCTCGTGCGCGACACCTGGAACGGCGTCTCGCGCGTGCAACTCGTCGTGGAGCACGCGGCGCTCTGA
- a CDS encoding lipoprotein-releasing ABC transporter permease subunit, translated as MKLPYEWQIGWRYTRAGKRTTGNGFISFIALISMSGIALGVAALIVVLSVMNGFQRDVRDRMLSVLAHIEIFSPTGTMPDWQLTAKEAKTNPEVIGAAPYVDAQALLTRGDSVNGVALRGIEPSEEPQVSDIGKEMKAGSLNDLTPGSFGIVLGADLAVNLGVTVGDKVTLVAPEGSITPAGMLPRLKQFTVMGVFESGHYEYDSTLALTNIRDAEVLYRLGAPSGVRLRLKDMQRAPAVARQLVHTLSGDLYIRDWTQQNKTWFSAVQIEKRMMFIILTLIIAVAAFNLVSSLVMTVTNKQADIAILRTLGAQPGSIMKIFVVQGVTIGFVGTGIGIALGCLIAWSIPWSVPAIEHLLGIQFLPPSVYFISELPSELVPSDVMRIGAIAFVLSALATLYPSWRAAKVRPAEALRYE; from the coding sequence TTGAAACTTCCCTACGAATGGCAGATAGGCTGGCGCTACACCCGCGCCGGCAAACGCACGACCGGTAACGGGTTCATCTCGTTCATCGCGCTCATTTCGATGTCGGGCATCGCGCTCGGCGTCGCGGCGCTGATCGTCGTGCTCTCGGTGATGAACGGTTTCCAGCGTGACGTCCGCGACCGCATGCTCTCCGTGCTCGCGCACATCGAGATCTTTTCGCCCACCGGCACGATGCCCGATTGGCAACTCACCGCGAAGGAAGCGAAGACCAATCCCGAAGTCATTGGCGCCGCGCCTTACGTGGACGCCCAGGCGCTGCTCACGCGCGGTGACAGCGTGAACGGCGTCGCGCTTCGCGGCATCGAGCCTTCCGAAGAGCCGCAGGTGTCGGACATCGGCAAGGAGATGAAGGCGGGCAGCCTGAACGACCTCACGCCCGGCAGCTTCGGTATCGTACTCGGCGCGGATCTCGCCGTGAACCTCGGCGTGACGGTGGGCGACAAGGTCACGCTCGTTGCCCCCGAGGGCTCGATCACGCCGGCCGGCATGCTGCCGCGCCTGAAGCAGTTCACGGTGATGGGCGTGTTCGAGTCGGGCCACTACGAGTACGACAGCACGCTCGCGCTCACCAACATCCGCGACGCCGAAGTGCTCTATCGCCTCGGTGCGCCAAGCGGCGTGCGCCTGCGGCTGAAGGACATGCAGCGCGCGCCGGCGGTGGCGCGCCAGCTCGTGCATACGCTCTCGGGCGACCTCTATATCCGCGACTGGACGCAGCAGAACAAGACCTGGTTCTCAGCCGTGCAGATCGAAAAGCGCATGATGTTCATCATTCTCACGCTCATCATCGCGGTCGCGGCGTTCAATCTCGTTTCGTCTCTCGTCATGACCGTCACCAACAAGCAGGCCGACATCGCGATCCTGCGCACGCTCGGCGCGCAGCCGGGCTCGATCATGAAGATCTTCGTCGTGCAGGGCGTGACGATCGGCTTCGTGGGCACCGGCATCGGCATTGCGCTCGGTTGCCTCATCGCATGGAGCATTCCTTGGAGCGTGCCGGCGATCGAACATCTGCTCGGCATCCAGTTCCTGCCGCCTTCGGTGTATTTCATCAGCGAGCTGCCTTCGGAACTCGTGCCTTCCGACGTGATGCGCATCGGCGCGATTGCGTTCGTGCTGTCCGCGCTCGCCACGCTCTATCCGAGCTGGCGTGCGGCCAAGGTTCGTCCCGCGGAGGCGCTGCGCTATGAATGA
- the lysS gene encoding lysine--tRNA ligase, producing the protein MTEPTQQNAPSAAPELDDNQIIAERREKLRALREAGVAYPNDFRPTHHAADLQRDNADTDKDALEAKPLEVAIAGRMMLKRVMGKASFATVRDGSGQIQFFITPADVGEATYEAFKKWDLGDIVAAKGVLFRTNKGELSVRCTELRLLSKALRPLPDKFHGLADQEMRYRQRYVDLIVTPEARQTFQARTKAISSVRRFMADSGFMEVETPMLHPIPGGAAAKPFVTHHNALDMQMFMRIAPELYLKRLVVGGFERVFEINRNFRNEGVSPRHNPEFTMMEFYAAYTDYAWLMDFTEQLIRQAAIDASGTAVLTYQGRELDLSKPFHRLTIVQAIQKYAPQYTNEQLADAAFLRAELKKFGVDANQPQFLNAGVGSLQLALFEETAESQLWEPTYIIDYPVEVSPLARASDTLPGITERFELFITGREIANGFSELNDPEDQAARFKKQVEQKDAGDEEAMFYDADYIRALEYGMPPTGGCGIGIDRLIMLLTDSASIRDVILFPHLRRED; encoded by the coding sequence ATGACCGAACCGACCCAGCAGAATGCGCCCAGCGCCGCGCCCGAACTCGACGACAACCAGATCATCGCCGAGCGCCGCGAGAAACTGCGCGCGCTGCGCGAAGCAGGCGTCGCCTATCCGAACGACTTCCGCCCGACCCACCACGCCGCCGACCTGCAGCGCGACAACGCCGACACCGACAAGGACGCGCTCGAAGCCAAGCCGCTCGAAGTGGCGATCGCCGGCCGCATGATGCTCAAGCGCGTGATGGGCAAGGCGAGCTTCGCCACCGTGCGCGACGGCTCGGGCCAGATCCAGTTCTTCATCACGCCCGCCGACGTGGGCGAAGCGACCTACGAAGCGTTCAAGAAATGGGACCTGGGCGACATCGTCGCGGCTAAAGGCGTGCTGTTCCGCACCAACAAGGGCGAGCTTTCGGTGCGCTGCACGGAACTGCGCCTGCTCTCCAAGGCGCTGCGTCCGCTGCCGGACAAGTTCCACGGCCTCGCCGACCAGGAAATGCGTTATCGCCAGCGCTATGTCGACCTGATCGTCACGCCCGAAGCGCGTCAGACGTTCCAGGCGCGCACCAAGGCGATTTCCTCCGTGCGCCGCTTCATGGCCGACTCGGGCTTCATGGAAGTCGAAACGCCGATGCTGCACCCGATCCCGGGCGGCGCCGCCGCGAAGCCGTTCGTCACGCACCACAACGCGCTCGACATGCAGATGTTCATGCGCATCGCGCCCGAGCTGTATCTCAAGCGCCTGGTCGTGGGCGGCTTCGAGCGCGTGTTCGAAATCAACCGGAATTTCCGTAACGAAGGCGTTTCGCCGCGCCACAATCCGGAATTCACGATGATGGAGTTCTACGCCGCGTACACCGACTACGCGTGGCTCATGGACTTCACCGAGCAACTGATCCGCCAGGCCGCCATCGATGCGAGCGGCACCGCCGTGCTGACGTATCAGGGCCGTGAACTCGACCTCTCGAAGCCGTTCCATCGCTTGACGATCGTCCAGGCGATCCAGAAGTACGCGCCGCAGTACACGAACGAGCAACTCGCCGACGCAGCTTTCCTGCGTGCGGAACTGAAGAAGTTCGGCGTCGACGCGAACCAGCCGCAGTTCCTGAACGCAGGCGTGGGCTCGCTGCAACTGGCGCTCTTCGAAGAGACCGCCGAGTCGCAACTGTGGGAGCCGACCTATATCATCGACTACCCCGTTGAAGTCTCGCCGCTTGCTCGCGCCTCGGACACGCTGCCGGGCATCACCGAACGCTTCGAGCTCTTCATCACGGGCCGCGAGATCGCCAACGGTTTCTCGGAGCTCAACGATCCGGAAGACCAGGCCGCGCGCTTCAAGAAGCAGGTCGAGCAGAAGGACGCAGGCGACGAGGAAGCGATGTTCTATGACGCCGACTATATCCGCGCGCTCGAGTACGGCATGCCCCCGACGGGCGGCTGCGGCATCGGTATCGACCGCCTGATCATGCTGCTCACGGACAGCGCAAGCATCCGCGACGTGATCCTCTTCCCGCACCTGCGCCGCGAAGACTAA
- the iscX gene encoding Fe-S cluster assembly protein IscX, which translates to MKWTDTQDIAVALTDTHPEVDPQYVRFTDLHRWITELDGFDDDPARSNEKILEAIQAAWIEDADY; encoded by the coding sequence ATGAAATGGACCGATACGCAGGACATCGCGGTGGCCTTGACGGACACCCATCCAGAAGTGGATCCGCAGTACGTGCGCTTCACCGATCTGCACCGCTGGATCACTGAGCTTGACGGTTTCGACGACGACCCCGCGCGTTCGAACGAGAAGATTCTCGAAGCGATCCAGGCTGCGTGGATCGAAGACGCGGACTACTGA